A genome region from Triticum aestivum cultivar Chinese Spring chromosome 2B, IWGSC CS RefSeq v2.1, whole genome shotgun sequence includes the following:
- the LOC123040767 gene encoding phosducin-like protein 3 isoform X2: MADYHFVYKDVEGATTQWDDIQRKLGNLPEKPEPFKPPPFAPRVDADEQPKSKEWLDARDPDELEELEDELDDDRFLEQYRRMRLAELKEAAKTARFGTVQPITGSDFVREVSQAPPDVWVVVFLYKDAIPECGLLETCLEELATKYAETKFVKIISTDCIPNYPDRNVPTILVYNNSAVKGTYVGLQKFGGKKCTPECMSTVDIWS; the protein is encoded by the exons ATGGCGGACTACCACTTCGTGTACAAGGACGTGGAGGGGGCGACCACGCAGTGGGACGACATCCAGCGCAAACTCGGGAACCTGCCCGAGAAGCCGGAGCCCTTCAAGCCGCCGCCCTTCGCCCCCAGGGTCGACGCCGACGAGCAGCCCAAGTCCAAGGAGTGGCTCGACGCGCGCGACCCCGACGAGCTCGAGGAGCTCGAGGACGAACTCGACGATGACCGCTTCCTCGAGCAGTACAG GAGGATGAGGCTTGCAGAGCTCAAGGAGGCAGCAAAAACTGCCAGATTCGGCACAGTACAGCCCATCACAGGCTCTGATTTTGTGCGTGAGGTTTCGCAGGCTCCACCGGATGTCTGGGTTGTGGTCTTCCTCTACAAGGATGC GATACCAGAATGTGGGCTGCTTGAGACTTGCCTGGAGGAACTGGCAACAAAATATGCAGAAACCAAGTTTGTTAAAATTATTTCCACGGACTGTATTCCCAACTACCCAGATAGGAATGTTCCTACAATACTGGTGTACAACAACAGTGCTGTCAAAGGGACTTATGTTGGTCTACAGAAATTCGGTGGAAAGAAATGCACACCTGAAT GCATGTCTACGGTGGATATATGGTCCTGA
- the LOC123040767 gene encoding phosducin-like protein 3 isoform X1 yields the protein MADYHFVYKDVEGATTQWDDIQRKLGNLPEKPEPFKPPPFAPRVDADEQPKSKEWLDARDPDELEELEDELDDDRFLEQYRRMRLAELKEAAKTARFGTVQPITGSDFVREVSQAPPDVWVVVFLYKDAIPECGLLETCLEELATKYAETKFVKIISTDCIPNYPDRNVPTILVYNNSAVKGTYVGLQKFGGKKCTPESVALALCHSDPVLNDGQGGGDSSRNNVMEGVRRKFIEKVVSQLETREDEDDSD from the exons ATGGCGGACTACCACTTCGTGTACAAGGACGTGGAGGGGGCGACCACGCAGTGGGACGACATCCAGCGCAAACTCGGGAACCTGCCCGAGAAGCCGGAGCCCTTCAAGCCGCCGCCCTTCGCCCCCAGGGTCGACGCCGACGAGCAGCCCAAGTCCAAGGAGTGGCTCGACGCGCGCGACCCCGACGAGCTCGAGGAGCTCGAGGACGAACTCGACGATGACCGCTTCCTCGAGCAGTACAG GAGGATGAGGCTTGCAGAGCTCAAGGAGGCAGCAAAAACTGCCAGATTCGGCACAGTACAGCCCATCACAGGCTCTGATTTTGTGCGTGAGGTTTCGCAGGCTCCACCGGATGTCTGGGTTGTGGTCTTCCTCTACAAGGATGC GATACCAGAATGTGGGCTGCTTGAGACTTGCCTGGAGGAACTGGCAACAAAATATGCAGAAACCAAGTTTGTTAAAATTATTTCCACGGACTGTATTCCCAACTACCCAGATAGGAATGTTCCTACAATACTGGTGTACAACAACAGTGCTGTCAAAGGGACTTATGTTGGTCTACAGAAATTCGGTGGAAAGAAATGCACACCTGAAT CTGTTGCATTGGCGCTTTGCCATTCAGACCCAGTACTGAATGATGGACAAGGTGGTGGCGATTCATCCCGTAACAATGTCATGGAAGGCGTTCGCAGGAAGTTCATAGAAAAGGTTGTCTCCCAGCTTGAAACACGAGAAGACGAAGATGATAGCGACTAA